A window from Gemmatimonadota bacterium encodes these proteins:
- a CDS encoding helix-hairpin-helix domain-containing protein, whose amino-acid sequence MRSIDPLRVIPGIGEALAGDLRALGIERVEQLVGGDPNVLYDRLCVHQGTKLDRCVLYVFRCAIYFAEGGEDPELLKWWNWKDGADPPLDRLTNSNP is encoded by the coding sequence GTCATTCCAGGCATCGGCGAGGCCCTTGCCGGTGACTTGAGGGCGCTGGGTATCGAGCGCGTGGAGCAGCTCGTCGGAGGGGATCCGAACGTGCTGTACGACCGGCTGTGCGTACATCAGGGCACCAAACTCGACCGCTGCGTCCTTTACGTGTTCCGCTGCGCGATCTATTTCGCGGAAGGCGGCGAGGACCCCGAGCTTCTCAAGTGGTGGAACTGGAAGGACGGCGCCGACCCGCCTCTGGACCGGCTGACCAACTCCAATCCGTAG